One Nitrosopumilus piranensis genomic region harbors:
- a CDS encoding glycosyltransferase family 4 protein yields the protein MKILMITPNFYPNIGGVEKHVLQVTNEIIKKGHQVTVLTRKYEKKLHDQETINEINIIRFPLENLLNTWKWLYKNKTLIKNSDIVHCHDYRVFVFYYLPFRILFPFKHVFITYHGFEGFVPIPRKIFLLRKLSELLTNGNICIGKYIVKWYKTKTNHISYGGVIPSKITKVSNNSFTFIGRLEKDTGILLFIKAIKLIKDKIGVNLIVDICGDGSLKDTIIKLNEENNLNIKIHGITNPDKFIDKNQFVFCTGYLGILESLIKKRLVFSVYDNPLKQDYLDSLDMTITCNSSEQLAEKIIYYVDNFDETEKKIEKGYEFAKLQTWNKLSDTYLSLWGVK from the coding sequence GTGAAGATTTTAATGATAACTCCTAATTTTTATCCCAATATAGGTGGTGTAGAAAAACATGTTTTACAAGTAACAAATGAAATTATTAAAAAAGGACATCAAGTTACTGTCTTGACACGAAAATATGAAAAAAAATTACATGATCAAGAAACAATTAATGAAATTAATATAATTAGATTCCCGTTAGAAAATCTACTTAATACTTGGAAGTGGTTATACAAAAATAAAACATTGATAAAAAATTCTGATATAGTTCATTGCCATGATTATAGAGTTTTTGTTTTCTACTATTTGCCATTTAGAATATTATTTCCTTTTAAGCATGTTTTTATCACCTATCATGGCTTTGAGGGATTTGTACCAATACCAAGAAAAATATTTTTACTAAGAAAATTAAGTGAGTTACTAACAAATGGAAATATCTGTATTGGAAAATACATCGTAAAGTGGTATAAAACAAAAACTAATCATATATCATATGGAGGTGTTATTCCATCAAAAATAACAAAAGTGTCGAATAATTCATTTACATTTATTGGCAGATTAGAAAAAGATACGGGTATTTTATTATTCATAAAAGCCATCAAACTAATCAAAGATAAAATTGGAGTAAACTTGATAGTTGATATTTGTGGGGATGGTAGTCTAAAAGACACCATTATAAAACTAAATGAAGAAAATAATCTAAATATAAAAATTCATGGTATCACTAATCCTGATAAATTTATTGATAAAAACCAATTTGTATTTTGCACTGGATATTTGGGAATATTGGAATCTCTGATAAAAAAAAGATTAGTATTTTCAGTTTATGATAATCCTCTAAAACAAGATTATCTAGATTCATTAGACATGACAATTACATGTAACTCATCAGAACAATTGGCAGAAAAAATAATTTATTATGTTGATAATTTTGATGAAACTGAAAAAAAAATTGAAAAAGGATATGAATTTGCAAAATTGCAGACATGGAATAAATTATCCGATACTTATCTAAGCCTGTGGGGAGTGAAATGA
- the cutA gene encoding divalent cation tolerance protein CutA, which produces MKPAVIISTYPDKKSITKIAKVFVKNKIVACVNISKISSIYSWNQKIENASEYIAIFKTTSKNKKLLKEKIKETHPYDVPEIAEIDVTSINKPYLDWLIESTN; this is translated from the coding sequence ATGAAACCAGCAGTGATAATCTCAACATATCCTGATAAAAAATCAATTACAAAAATTGCAAAAGTGTTTGTAAAAAATAAGATAGTGGCATGTGTTAATATTTCTAAAATTTCTTCGATCTATTCTTGGAATCAAAAAATTGAAAATGCCTCTGAATACATTGCTATCTTTAAAACTACATCAAAAAACAAAAAATTACTCAAAGAAAAAATTAAGGAAACTCATCCATATGATGTTCCTGAAATTGCTGAAATTGATGTAACTTCAATAAACAAGCCCTATCTTGATTGGCTGATAGAATCAACAAATTAA
- a CDS encoding TrmB family transcriptional regulator yields MSISDKTRKALEKIGLTSYEIRTFSVLLKSGELTASELSQKSGVPYSKIYEVLGTLEEKGWIGTDDSRPTKYFAKSPSTGLETTKQKMENDFSQNQSVILNELVPLYEKSGTSEKPDIWVLSGAVNIAAKILEMVETCRNEVMIALPEAGEELVKQALPKLRSLHDKGVEITILTSDKMDKESIKAIKRVATVKVKKGLFGGGIISDKKYVVILLGPEIAGENSSDVVAIWADHAGLAGFARQYFEYLLKDSKKV; encoded by the coding sequence ATGAGTATATCTGATAAGACAAGAAAGGCATTAGAAAAAATTGGTCTAACAAGTTATGAGATCAGAACATTTTCTGTATTACTAAAATCAGGGGAATTAACAGCATCAGAGCTTAGTCAAAAATCAGGAGTGCCATATTCAAAAATTTATGAAGTTCTAGGAACACTAGAGGAGAAAGGTTGGATTGGAACAGATGATTCCAGACCAACAAAGTATTTTGCAAAATCACCATCAACAGGGTTAGAAACTACAAAACAGAAAATGGAAAATGATTTTTCACAAAATCAGAGTGTTATTCTAAATGAGCTCGTTCCATTATATGAAAAAAGTGGAACTAGTGAAAAACCAGACATTTGGGTATTATCAGGTGCAGTAAACATTGCAGCAAAAATTCTAGAAATGGTTGAAACTTGTAGAAATGAAGTCATGATTGCATTACCTGAAGCTGGAGAAGAATTAGTTAAACAAGCATTACCAAAATTAAGATCACTTCATGATAAAGGAGTTGAGATCACTATTCTTACATCAGATAAAATGGATAAAGAATCCATCAAAGCAATTAAACGAGTTGCTACAGTTAAAGTCAAGAAAGGTTTGTTTGGAGGAGGTATAATTTCAGATAAAAAATATGTTGTAATTTTATTAGGTCCTGAAATTGCGGGTGAGAATTCCTCAGATGTAGTTGCAATTTGGGCAGATCATGCAGGATTAGCTGGATTTGCACGTCAATATTTTGAATATTTATTAAAAGATTCAAAGAAGGTGTAA
- a CDS encoding secondary thiamine-phosphate synthase enzyme YjbQ: MNSLTEYLTFNVQSRRGFVNITPDIRKLVNESKVKEGLCLVNAMHITASVFINDNEGGLLHDYEKWLEELAPHAPVDQYKHNDTGEDNADAHLKRQVMGREVVIAITNGQLDFGPWEQIFYGEFDGKRPKRVLVKIIGK; the protein is encoded by the coding sequence ATGAATTCGTTAACTGAATATCTAACCTTTAATGTTCAATCACGTAGAGGCTTTGTTAATATCACTCCTGACATAAGAAAATTAGTTAACGAAAGCAAGGTCAAAGAAGGTTTATGCCTTGTTAATGCGATGCATATTACTGCAAGTGTTTTTATCAATGACAATGAAGGTGGATTACTTCATGATTATGAAAAGTGGTTAGAAGAATTAGCTCCTCATGCTCCAGTTGATCAATACAAACACAATGACACTGGAGAAGATAATGCAGATGCTCATCTAAAACGTCAAGTGATGGGAAGAGAGGTAGTCATTGCAATTACTAATGGCCAATTAGATTTTGGTCCTTGGGAACAAATATTCTATGGTGAATTTGATGGAAAACGACCAAAAAGAGTTTTAGTAAAAATAATTGGTAAATAA
- a CDS encoding mRNA surveillance protein pelota, whose amino-acid sequence MITKKIDENLISVIPEDSDDLLNLRRIIKENDKIIGDTTRVLKQDKDYSRPDKGERIKVRIALTVEKISLDNVLDRLRVGGTISESSNESVPHGSHHSFILKINDGITISKKKWLPFEKNLLESSNNQIGFVLVAIDTGDSGIARLRGTHLEFMPNIYSGSGGKRYKTNFNIEKFFEQVQQAVSTILKERDTIVVFGPGETKKRFANFIQKSQNLQKFKVHVVEGIDSGGEDGIYTFTKSNIMKEIMSDSKLAKVSSIIDKVMLLANKKSKKFTMGFDETFNANQMGAVESLVFSDKAIQDDEQKMIDFLNDVESKGVKMYSVDSSTDIGLRVTGLGGIISLLRYSIES is encoded by the coding sequence ATGATTACAAAGAAAATTGATGAGAATTTAATTTCTGTCATTCCAGAAGATTCAGATGATCTTTTGAATCTACGTAGGATAATTAAAGAAAATGACAAAATTATTGGTGATACAACCAGAGTACTAAAGCAAGATAAAGACTATTCAAGACCTGACAAAGGAGAGAGAATTAAAGTTAGAATTGCATTAACCGTAGAAAAGATTTCATTAGATAATGTGTTAGATAGATTAAGAGTTGGAGGAACGATTTCTGAATCAAGTAATGAGTCAGTACCTCATGGGAGTCATCATTCATTTATTTTAAAAATTAATGATGGAATTACGATATCAAAGAAAAAGTGGTTACCATTTGAAAAAAATCTTTTAGAATCAAGTAATAATCAAATTGGTTTTGTGCTTGTAGCAATAGACACAGGAGATAGTGGAATTGCAAGACTAAGAGGAACACATTTGGAATTTATGCCAAATATCTATTCAGGCTCAGGTGGAAAGAGATACAAAACTAATTTCAACATTGAAAAATTCTTTGAGCAAGTACAACAAGCAGTTTCAACTATTCTAAAAGAAAGAGATACAATAGTGGTTTTTGGACCAGGTGAAACGAAGAAAAGATTTGCAAATTTTATTCAAAAATCTCAAAATCTACAAAAATTCAAAGTACATGTTGTAGAAGGGATAGATTCTGGAGGAGAAGATGGAATTTACACATTTACAAAATCCAATATAATGAAAGAGATCATGTCAGATAGTAAACTAGCAAAAGTATCTTCAATTATTGATAAAGTCATGCTCCTTGCAAATAAAAAAAGTAAGAAATTCACTATGGGTTTTGATGAGACATTTAATGCAAATCAAATGGGCGCAGTTGAATCCCTTGTTTTTTCAGATAAAGCAATTCAAGATGATGAACAGAAAATGATAGATTTTCTAAACGATGTTGAAAGTAAGGGAGTGAAAATGTATAGTGTCGACTCATCTACAGATATTGGTCTAAGAGTAACGGGATTAGGAGGAATTATTTCCTTATTACGATATTCAATAGAATCTTAA
- a CDS encoding glycosyltransferase family 4 protein, with protein MKILVVTGRFGNVFTGGIERVSYEVTKRLGKKHEIQVIAHKRFQDENTTTEFPIVTISSFNVPKTNFWVYYYLYKKKQLVKKHIKNFQPDILYAHNPYDTYASIGLGVPVVSHIHSLYTENFITQDSLRTFLPKIYWNWFWKFRLHVENEALSKSNLVITYSDYLAELAKKRGAKKIKIIPNGIDTKIFCTSGKKSNLLKKPSVIFIGRIEKIKGIDYLIEAARQLSEINFYLIGEQKDKYDFPKNMILLGKKHPNQIPEFLRSADIFINPVLRDGFEIVNIEAMACGIPVITTDNFERSKIYKGVTFFIKSNDTNSIVFAIKKLLTDSSLVDNFISKGLNFSSQYDWDGISPQIEKELVKINLGNK; from the coding sequence ATGAAAATACTTGTTGTAACAGGAAGGTTTGGTAATGTGTTTACTGGGGGGATTGAAAGAGTTTCTTATGAAGTTACAAAACGCTTAGGGAAAAAACATGAAATTCAGGTAATTGCACATAAAAGATTTCAAGATGAAAATACCACTACTGAATTTCCAATTGTAACAATATCATCATTTAATGTTCCAAAAACAAATTTTTGGGTTTACTATTATCTTTATAAAAAAAAACAATTAGTTAAAAAACATATTAAAAATTTCCAACCTGATATCCTCTATGCACATAATCCATATGATACATATGCTTCGATAGGGTTGGGTGTTCCTGTAGTATCTCATATTCATAGTTTGTATACAGAAAATTTCATCACTCAAGATTCGTTAAGAACATTTTTACCCAAAATATATTGGAATTGGTTTTGGAAATTTAGATTGCATGTTGAAAATGAAGCATTATCAAAAAGTAATTTGGTAATAACTTATAGTGATTATCTTGCAGAACTTGCAAAAAAAAGAGGTGCAAAAAAAATAAAAATAATTCCAAATGGAATTGATACAAAAATATTTTGTACATCTGGTAAAAAATCCAACCTTCTCAAAAAACCCTCAGTTATTTTTATAGGTAGAATTGAAAAAATTAAAGGAATTGATTATCTGATAGAAGCAGCAAGACAATTATCTGAAATTAATTTTTACTTGATTGGAGAACAGAAAGATAAATATGATTTTCCCAAAAATATGATATTGTTAGGAAAAAAACATCCAAATCAAATCCCAGAATTTTTACGAAGTGCTGATATTTTCATAAATCCTGTTTTAAGGGATGGTTTTGAAATAGTCAATATAGAAGCTATGGCGTGTGGTATTCCTGTAATTACTACAGATAACTTTGAGAGATCAAAAATCTATAAGGGTGTAACGTTTTTTATAAAATCTAATGATACTAATTCAATAGTATTTGCCATTAAAAAATTATTAACTGATTCGTCTTTAGTTGATAATTTCATTAGTAAAGGATTAAACTTTTCATCTCAATATGATTGGGATGGAATTTCCCCTCAAATAGAAAAAGAACTTGTGAAAATAAATTTAGGTAATAAGTAA
- the tes gene encoding tetraether lipid synthase Tes yields MPNVGMALIQISNQTTKNLGKKSTIRFTQSICPDCNMILDAEVFERDNKVFMSKVCPTHGECEELYFGSYELYKKFSTYWMDGKGAHAPNVMIDKCSCPNNCGLCSNHLSHSGLANMIVTNRCDLTCWYCFFYVKKGLEGAYMYEPDHTQIRGMMKTLRAERPIPGNSMQITGGEPMLRDDIADVIKIMKEEGVDHIQMNTNGIRHAMDPEAAREVRLAGCNNLYLSFDGVTARTNPKNHWEIPYALDSCRKTGTTVVFVPTVIKSINDHELGGIIRYAQKNMDVVHAVNFQPVSLTGRMGKTEREKYRITVPDCIQRIEEQTNGEVTIDDWFPVPSCMPLTNVIEAFSSKPKYELSIHFACGAGTYIFEDEETKKFVPLTKFCDIQGMLELFEDKAEEIRSGKNKYFTMLEVVRKLKGFVDSKKQPAGLDLAKMFGNILMKRSFDSVGSWHVKGLFLGMMHFQDKYNEDLERLQRCDIHYVTPDLRIVPFCAFNVIPEWYRDRIQKKYSITVEEWEEREGVKLEDGLYRGLMRRGAGDELAAGCAKSQMFHDAAQATM; encoded by the coding sequence ATGCCCAATGTAGGCATGGCTCTAATTCAGATATCTAATCAAACCACTAAAAATCTAGGTAAAAAATCTACTATCAGATTCACTCAAAGTATCTGTCCAGATTGTAACATGATTTTGGATGCAGAAGTCTTTGAGAGAGACAACAAAGTATTCATGTCCAAAGTTTGTCCAACTCATGGTGAATGTGAGGAATTATACTTTGGTTCTTACGAATTATACAAGAAATTTAGTACTTACTGGATGGATGGCAAAGGTGCTCATGCTCCAAATGTAATGATTGACAAATGTTCTTGTCCAAATAACTGTGGATTATGTTCAAACCATTTGTCTCATAGTGGACTTGCAAACATGATTGTAACTAACAGATGTGACTTGACATGTTGGTATTGTTTCTTTTATGTAAAGAAGGGTCTAGAAGGTGCTTACATGTATGAACCAGATCATACTCAAATCAGAGGAATGATGAAGACTCTAAGAGCAGAAAGACCAATTCCAGGAAACTCTATGCAAATTACTGGTGGTGAGCCAATGCTTAGAGATGATATTGCTGATGTTATCAAAATTATGAAAGAAGAAGGTGTTGATCATATTCAGATGAACACTAACGGTATTAGACATGCAATGGATCCAGAGGCAGCACGTGAAGTAAGGCTTGCTGGATGTAACAATTTGTATCTTTCATTTGATGGTGTAACTGCAAGAACAAACCCAAAGAATCACTGGGAAATCCCATATGCACTTGATAGTTGCAGAAAGACTGGAACTACTGTAGTATTTGTTCCAACAGTAATCAAATCAATTAATGATCATGAACTAGGTGGAATTATTCGATATGCTCAAAAGAATATGGATGTGGTTCACGCTGTAAACTTCCAACCAGTATCACTTACTGGTAGAATGGGTAAGACTGAACGTGAAAAATACAGAATTACAGTTCCTGATTGTATTCAAAGAATTGAAGAGCAAACAAATGGTGAGGTAACTATTGATGATTGGTTCCCAGTACCAAGTTGTATGCCACTAACAAATGTAATTGAAGCATTCTCAAGCAAACCAAAATACGAATTATCTATTCACTTTGCTTGTGGTGCAGGAACATACATCTTTGAGGATGAAGAAACAAAGAAGTTTGTTCCATTAACCAAATTCTGTGACATTCAAGGAATGTTGGAATTGTTTGAAGATAAAGCAGAAGAGATTCGTTCTGGTAAAAACAAGTATTTTACAATGCTTGAAGTTGTCAGAAAACTCAAAGGATTTGTTGATTCAAAGAAACAACCAGCCGGATTAGACTTGGCAAAAATGTTCGGTAACATCTTGATGAAGAGATCATTTGATTCAGTTGGTTCTTGGCATGTTAAAGGACTATTCCTTGGTATGATGCACTTCCAAGACAAATACAACGAAGACTTGGAAAGACTACAAAGATGTGATATTCACTATGTTACTCCTGACCTTAGAATTGTTCCATTTTGTGCATTTAATGTAATCCCTGAATGGTATAGAGACAGAATACAAAAGAAATACTCTATCACTGTTGAAGAATGGGAAGAAAGAGAAGGTGTGAAGCTCGAAGACGGTCTATACAGAGGTCTTATGAGACGTGGAGCAGGTGATGAACTTGCTGCTGGTTGTGCAAAGAGTCAGATGTTCCATGACGCAGCACAAGCAACAATGTAA
- a CDS encoding metal-dependent transcriptional regulator: MDGLNDEETLFVGTAEAEHVEMYLKAIWHIKERGEEVKISTIAKMLNVRQPSVVQMLKKLNSKNLVTYNKAGVKLTGEGQAIGSSMMRNSRLLEVLMDSALKVDIDEEMVCGIEHHMNKQFTDALCTMLKHPRKCPHDHDIPVGECCKSDSG; encoded by the coding sequence ATGGATGGATTAAATGATGAAGAGACTCTATTTGTAGGAACAGCTGAAGCTGAACATGTAGAGATGTATCTTAAAGCAATTTGGCATATCAAAGAAAGAGGAGAAGAAGTCAAAATTAGTACAATTGCAAAAATGCTCAATGTAAGGCAACCAAGTGTTGTTCAAATGTTAAAGAAGCTAAACAGTAAGAATTTGGTCACTTACAACAAGGCAGGAGTAAAACTTACAGGAGAGGGTCAGGCTATTGGATCTAGTATGATGAGAAATAGTAGACTACTAGAAGTTCTAATGGATAGTGCACTCAAAGTTGATATCGATGAAGAAATGGTATGTGGAATTGAACATCATATGAACAAACAATTTACAGATGCATTATGTACAATGCTTAAACATCCAAGAAAGTGTCCACATGATCACGACATTCCAGTTGGAGAATGTTGTAAATCAGATTCAGGATAA